In Methanophagales archaeon, a single genomic region encodes these proteins:
- a CDS encoding nucleotidyltransferase domain-containing protein, which translates to MLKRIDKVSKKAIEETIREVLKKHKEILFAYLHGSFVKKNTFHDIDVAVYLEKMPVSVLEYELEMETELMKALRKYTIDVRVLNGAPLSFKYN; encoded by the coding sequence ATGCTTAAAAGGATAGATAAAGTTAGTAAAAAGGCCATTGAGGAAACTATAAGGGAAGTGTTGAAAAAACATAAGGAGATTTTGTTTGCTTATCTTCATGGTTCTTTTGTTAAGAAAAATACCTTCCATGATATTGATGTAGCTGTTTACCTGGAGAAAATGCCTGTATCTGTTTTAGAATATGAGCTTGAGATGGAGACAGAACTGATGAAAGCTTTAAGAAAATATACAATTGATGTAAGGGTTTTAAATGGTGCGCCTCTTTCTTTTAAATACAATG